A region of the Halosolutus amylolyticus genome:
GTACGTTCCCGAAAGAGCTCATCCCGAAGATGGGCGAACTCGGGTTCTACGCCCCCAATCTCGAGGGCTACGGCTCGCCGAACGTCTCGGAGACGGCCTACGGGCTCCTGATGCAGGAACTCGAGGCGGGCGACTCGGGGCTGCGATCGATGGCCTCCGTGCAGGGCGCGCTCGTGATGTACCCGATCCACGCCTACGGGAGCGAGGCCCAGAAGGAGGAGTGGCTGCCGGCCATGGGCGAGGGTGAGGCGATCGGTTGCTTCGGCCTCACCGAACCCGAACACGGTTCGAACCCCTCCGCGATGGAGACCCGCGCCGAACGCGACGGCGACGGCTACGTCCTCAACGGCTCGAAGACCTGGATCACGAACGCGCCGATCGCCGACGTCGCGATCGTCTGGGCGCGCGATCGCTCGGCCGAGGGCGAACCGGTCCGGGGCTTCCTGGTCGAGACCGATCGGGACGGCGTCACGACGAACAAGATCACCGAGAAGCTCTCCCTCCGGGCGTCGATCACGGGCGAAATCGGGCTGAACAATGTGTACGTCCCCGAGGAGAACGTCCTGCCGGGCGTCACGGGCATGAAGGGGCCGCTCTCCTGTCTCACGCAGGCCCGCTACGGCATCGCGTGGGGTGCCGTCGGCGCCGCGCGAGACGCCTTCGAGGCGGCCCGCCAGTACGCCCAGGATCGCGAGCAGTTCGGCGGCCCGATCGGCCGGTTCCAGCTGCAACAGGAGAAACTCGCGGAGATGGCGACCCAGATCACGCTGGCCCAGTTGCTGACCTACCGGCTCGCCGAACTCAAGGAACGCGGCGACATGCGGCCACAGCACGTCTCGATGGCCAAGCGCAACAACGTCCGGATGGCCCGCGACCAGTCGCGGGTCGCCCGCGAGATGCTCGGCGGGAACGGCATCACGACGGACTACTCGCCGATGCGCCACATGGCGAACATGGAGACGGTCTACACCTACGAGGGGACCCACGACATCCACACGCTGATCCTCGGCGAGGACCTGACCGGGCTCCAGGCCTACCAGTAGCGGCCCGGTTCTGGAGGCCGGCGACACCGTGATCGACTCTTCTGCCGACTCCTCTCGTTTCACATAGTGAAACAAACTCCTCGTCTCGGTCCCGGGAATCGCCGGCTATCCCGCGTCGCACGACACTCGTTTCACTCTCCGGAACATTGATTGCGGTTCCCGACGACGACCCGCTATGACCTCGGACCGGAATCCGGCGGGCGGAACGGGCGTCGCGACGACCCGGAAGACGTTCGCGATCCTCGAGACGCTCAAAGCGGAGGCGGGGCTCTCGCTCGCCGAGATTACGCGGCGGACGGACCTGTCCAAGAGTACCGTCTACCGGCACGTGCGGACGCTCGTCGACATGGGGTACGTGATCGAGCGCGACGACGACTACTACATCGGGCTTCGACTGCTCGAGATCGGCGAGCAGACGCGAAACCGCGAGGCGGGATACACGGCCGCGAAACGGGCGGTGTTCGAACTCGGGCAGGAAATCGACGAGCGGGCGCTGTTCCTCGTCGAGGAAGCGCTCGAAGGGGTCTACCTCCACCGGTACGGGCGCCGTTCGGAGTCGTTGATCGGAAAACGCCGCCCGCTCCACTCGCTGGCCTCGGGCAAGGTCGTTCTCGCGGAGTGGGACGACGAGAAGATCGATCGCCTCCTCGCGGAGAAGGGCCTCGACCGACACACGTCGCGGACCATCACGGACCCCGACGCGCTCGCCGACGAACTCGATCGGATCCGCGACCAGGGGTACGCAGTCAACGACCAGGAGTACATGAACGGCCTCCGTGGGGTCGCCGTCCCGGTCTACACGCCGGACGACGAACTGCTCGGCGCGCTGGGGACGTTCGGCCCGACGAGCCGGTTCAAAGACGAGTACGTGCGTACCGATCTCGTCGATCGACTTCGGGACAAGGCCGGCGAGATCACGGTGACGCTCGCGTACGGGTAGCCAGTCCATCTCGACGCACGGGTCTGCACGGTAATTCGTGCGAGGACGATGGGGGACCGCTGTGGACGCTCTCGCGTCCCGCTATGTGAAACGGCGGGGGTGTCGGACGACAGCAGAAGAACCGACGGGGATCGAAACGGACTCCCGCGACCTCAGATCTCCGAGATCACGCCGTGGTCGCCCTCGATCGCTTGGGCGTCCTCCTCGAGCAGTGCCACGACGAGGAAGGGGGCGTACTCCTCGAAGTAGTCGACGACGGTCGCGATCCGCGCGGAGTCGATCGCCTCGAGCGAGTCGAGCAGCATGAACGGGACCGTCTCGTAGACGTCGTGGACGAGATAGCCCGCGAGTGCGAACACCAGCCCCGTCACCTCCCGCTCGCTCTCGCTCAGGTGGTCGATCGAGTCCTCGTAGGCCGCCCCGTCGTCGGTACTGCGGACGATCTTCAGGTCGAACGTGGACTTCGAGACTTTGCGACGCCCCTCCCGCACCTCGCGGGTCGTCCGATCGATCCAGATCCGATCGAGGTTGTCGTACTCGAGCGTATCGAGGAGGTTCTCCATGTGTTCGTTGAACGCCTCGACCGCGTCGGC
Encoded here:
- a CDS encoding acyl-CoA dehydrogenase family protein codes for the protein MLDFVQLEADLDQEERLIRDTAREFVAEHVKPDIGDHFEAGTFPKELIPKMGELGFYAPNLEGYGSPNVSETAYGLLMQELEAGDSGLRSMASVQGALVMYPIHAYGSEAQKEEWLPAMGEGEAIGCFGLTEPEHGSNPSAMETRAERDGDGYVLNGSKTWITNAPIADVAIVWARDRSAEGEPVRGFLVETDRDGVTTNKITEKLSLRASITGEIGLNNVYVPEENVLPGVTGMKGPLSCLTQARYGIAWGAVGAARDAFEAARQYAQDREQFGGPIGRFQLQQEKLAEMATQITLAQLLTYRLAELKERGDMRPQHVSMAKRNNVRMARDQSRVAREMLGGNGITTDYSPMRHMANMETVYTYEGTHDIHTLILGEDLTGLQAYQ
- a CDS encoding IclR family transcriptional regulator; this encodes MTSDRNPAGGTGVATTRKTFAILETLKAEAGLSLAEITRRTDLSKSTVYRHVRTLVDMGYVIERDDDYYIGLRLLEIGEQTRNREAGYTAAKRAVFELGQEIDERALFLVEEALEGVYLHRYGRRSESLIGKRRPLHSLASGKVVLAEWDDEKIDRLLAEKGLDRHTSRTITDPDALADELDRIRDQGYAVNDQEYMNGLRGVAVPVYTPDDELLGALGTFGPTSRFKDEYVRTDLVDRLRDKAGEITVTLAYG